From a single Brassica oleracea var. oleracea cultivar TO1000 chromosome C5, BOL, whole genome shotgun sequence genomic region:
- the LOC106344877 gene encoding glutathione S-transferase T3-like codes for MDPFSLNSPGLVNLLASQSSQTIDLGCSEVPKPASKRKWTTKEDVVLISAWLNTSKDPIVSNEQKAAKFWKRIEEYVNASPLLIGSVPREWSQCKQRWGRVNEQVCKFVGSHEAALKEQPSGQNENDVMKAAHDIFFNDYHVSVICFPFAIKFGINRYMIV; via the coding sequence ATGGATCCTTTTTCCCTTAACTCTCCCGGGTTGGTTAACCTACTAGCTTCCCAGAGCAGTCAAACAATAGACTTAGGGTGTTCTGAGGTTCCTAAACCTGCGTCAAAGCGAAAGTGGACAACCAAAGAAGACGTTGTGCTGATCAGTGCTTGGTTGAACACCAGCAAGGATCCAATCGTGAGTAATGAGCAGAAGGCAGCTAAGTTTTGGAAGCGAATAGAGGAGTATGTCAATGCTAGCCCTCTGCTCATTGGCTCCGTTCCTAGGGAGTGGAGTCAATGTAAACAGAGGTGGGGAAGGGTGAATGAGCAGGTGTGCAAGTTTGTGGGAAGCCATGAAGCCGCTTTGAAGGAGCAACCGAGTGGCCAAAATGAGAATGATGTCATGAAGGCTGCCCATGACATCTTCTTTAATGACTATCATGTATCAGTAATATGCTTCCCATTCGCAATCAAATTCGGGATCAACAGATACATGATCGTTTGA